The sequence below is a genomic window from Thalassomonas haliotis.
CCATACCAGGTTTTAGTGAGGTCAGTAAAGGTGCGTGACCAGGCATAATACCTAACTCACCTTCACTACCTGTGATCTGTAGTGACTTGATGCTACCGGAAAATAAACTTTCTTCGGCACTGACCACATTCAGATTTACAGTTAATAACGCCATTTTGACCTCCTAACGGTGACTTTCTAAAGCCAAATTACATGCTTTTGGCTTTTTCAGCTGCTTCTTCAATAGAACCAACCATGTAGAAAGCTTGCTCAGGTAATTCATCGAATTCACCGGCAAGAATACCTTTAAAGCCAGCAATAGTGTCTTTAAGCGATACGTACTTACCTGGAGAACCAGTGAATACTTCAGCAACGAAGAACGGCTGTGATAAGAAACGTTGGATCTTACGCGCACGTGATACGGTTTGCTTATCTTCTTCAGAAAGCTCATCCATACCCAAGATAGCGATGATATCTTTAAGTTCCTTATAACGTTGCAATACCGACTGAACGCCACGAGCAACTTCATAGTGCTCAGCACCAACCACTAACGGGTCAAGCTGGCGAGAAGTTGAATCTAACGGGTCGATCGCCGGGTAGATACCCAATTCAGCAATTGAACGTGAAAGTACAACGGTTGCATCCAAGTGAGCAAAGGTTGTTGCCGGGCTAGGATCGGTCAAGTCATCCGCAGGTACGTATACCGCTTGGATTGAAGTGATTGAACCTTTGTTGGTTGAAGTAATACGTTCCTGAAGGATACCCATTTCTTCAGCCAGAGTCGGCTGGTAACCTACCGCAGACGGCATACGACCTAGTAGTGCAGATACTTCGGTACCCGCAAGTGTGTAACGGTAGATGTTATCCACGAAGAATAATACATCACGGCCTTCATCACGGAATTTTTCCGCCATAGTAAGACCGGTCATCGCAACACGTAAACGGTTTCCCGGAGGCTCGTTCATCTGGCCGTAAACTAACGATACTTTATCAAGTACGTTAGAGTCGTTCATTTCGTGGTAGAAATCGTTACCTTCACGAGTACGCTCACCAACACCGGCGAATACAGAGTAACCACTGTGTTCGATTGCGATGTTACGGATAAGCTCCATCATGTTAACGGTTTTACCAACACCGGCACCACCGAACAAGCCAACTTTACCACCCTTAGCGAATGGACAAACCAGATCGATTACTTTGATACCTGTTTCTAATAATTCGTTTGATACTGCTTGCTCAGCATAAGCAGGCGCTTCACGGTGAATAGACCATCTGTCTTGTTCGCCGATAGGACCCGCTTCATCAATTGGCTCACCTAAAACGTTCATGATGCGACCTAAGGTCTCTACACCAACTGGAACTTTAATAGATTCGCCTGTATTTACTACATTCAGACCACGACGCAAACCGTCAGATGAACCCATAGCAATTGCACGTACAACACCGCCACCAAGCTGCTGTTGTACTTCAAGTACTAAACCTGAAAGGTCACCTTCAGTTACATTTAATGCGTCATATACCTGAGGTACAGCATCTTGTGGAAATTCAACATCCACAACTGCGCCAATGATTTGGACGACTTTACCTGTACTCATGATTAATCCTCTAAACTGTTTTGTTTATTAACAAAAACTTTATACCGCTGCCGCACCGGCTACAATCTCACCCAATTCCTGGGTAATGCTTGCCTGACGTGCTTTGTTGTATACCAGCTGTAAATCATCAATTAGCTCACCGGCGTTATCGGTTGCAGATTTCATTGCAATCATACGGGCGGCTTGTTCACATGCGAGGTTTTCAACCACGCCTTGGTATACCTGAGATTCCACATAACGCACCAATAACTGCTCAAGCATGGCTTGGGCATCGGGCTCGTAAATGTAATCCCAACGATGTTTTATTTCTTCATCGTCTGACTTCGGTAACGGTAAAAGTTGATCGATTGTCGGCTTTTGCGTCATGGTGTTAACAAACTTGTTGTAAACAACATAGAGTTTGTCGATTTCACCATTGTCATAGGCGTTTAACATCACTTTCACACTGCCGATAAGGTCAGTAATGGAAGGGTTGTCGCCTAAACCGGAAATTTGTGCGGAAACTTTAGCGCCCATGTTGTTGAAAAACGAGGTGGCTTTAGAGCCAACTACCGCAAATTCAACTTCGGCGTCTTGTTGCTGCCATTTTGCAGCATCAGCTAAAACTTTCTTAAACAGGTTAATGTTTAAGCCACCACACAGACCACGGTCTGTTGACACGACGATATAGCCTACACGCTTGACTTCACGCTCTTCCAAATAAGGATGGCGATATTCTAAGTTACCAAGCGCGATATGACCGATCACGTTACGTATATTTTCTGCATATGGACGAGAGGCAGCCATGCCGTCTTGCGCTTTGCGCATCTTACTGGCTGCAACCATTTCCATAGCATTGGTGATCTTCTGAGTGTTTTTAACACTCGCGATCTTAGATTTTATCTCTTTACCACCGGCCATGACTTTTCACTCCGAAACTATTGGTCAAAAAAAGATTCTTACCAGGTTTGCGTAGCCTTGAATGACTCAAGTGCTTTCGCTAGTCCTGCTTCGATATCTTTATCGTAGTTACCAGTTTCGTTGATCTTAGCCATCAACTCGGCATTTTCGTTGTTGACATAGGTATGCAACGCCGCTTCAAAATCATTGATTTTGTTAAGCTCTACGTCGTTTAAGAAACCTTTCTCAGCAGCGAAAAGTGATACTGCTGTATCAGCAACAGATAACGGGCTGTATTGCTTTTGCTTCATCAATTCAGTAACGCGCTGACCATGCTCTAACTGGGCACGAGTAGCGTCATCAAGATCGGAAGCGAACTGGGCAAAGGCCGCTAATTCACGGTATTGAGCAAGTGCTAAACGGATACCACCACCAAGTTTCTTGATGATTTTGGTTTGCGCAGCACCACCAACACGAGATACCGAAAGACCGGCGTTAACAGCAGGACGAATACCTGAGTTAAACAAGTCAGCTTCAAGGAAGATCTGACCATCGGTGATCGAAATTACGTTAGTTGGTACGAATGCAGATACGTCACCCGCTTGCGTTTCAATGATAGGCAGGGCGGTTAAAGAACCTGTCTTACCTTTTACTTCACCTTTAGTGAAACGCTCAACATACTCTTCGTTTACACGAGCAGCACGCTCAAGCAGACGACTGTGAAGATAGAAAACGTCACCTGGGTAAGCTTCACGTCCCGGCGGACGACGAAGAAGCAATGAAATTTGACGGTAAGCAACAGCTTGCTTAGACAAATCATCATATACGATCAACGAGTCTTCACCACGGTCACGGAAGTATTCACCCATAGAACAACCGGAGTAAGGCGCTAAGTATTGCAGGGCTGCGGCTTCTGAAGCAGAAGCAACAACAACAATAGTGTTGGCCAGAGCACCGTGCTCTTCAAGGTTACGTACCACGTTAGCTACGGTAGAAGCTTTCTGACCGATGGCTACGTATACACATTTAATACCTGTGTCTTTTTGGTTGATAATGGCATCTAACGCAATGGCAGATTTACCGATTTGACGGTCACCAATGATCAATTCACGCTGACCACGACCGATTGGGATCATAGAGTCAATTGACTTAATACCCGTTTGTACCGGTTGATCAACAGATTTACGGTCGATAACACCTGGGGCTACCACTTCAACAGGAGAGAAACCATCATTTTCGATAGGTCCTTTGCCGTCAATTGGCTCACCAAGAGTGTTAACTACGCGGCCTAATAAACCACGACCTACAGGTACTTCCAAAATACGGCCAGTACCTTTAACTTTTACGCCTTCAGCCAGGTCCGCATAAGGACCCATAACTACCGCACCGACCGAATCACGGTCAAGGTTTAACGCGATAGCGTAGCGGCTACCAGGAAGTTCGATCATTTCACCTTGCATTACATCGGCAAGGCCATGGATGCGAATGATACCATCTGTTACAGAAACGATAGTACCTTCGTTGCGAGCTTCGCTGACAACGTCAAACTGTTCAATACGTTTTTTGATCAGTTCGGCGATTTCAGTGGAATTCAGTTGCATGCTCTGTTCCCCGTTAAGATTGCATCGTTGTTGCTAAGCGGCTCAGTTTACCTCGTACTGAACCATCTATTACCATGTCGTCGGCTTTAATCACCAGACCGGACACGATACTTGCATCAACGTTACAATTGAGCTTTACTTTTCGAGCCAAACGCTTTTCAAGCGCGGCGCTTAATGTAGTCATCTGCTCTGCCGTTAATTCAACGGCAGACGTTACATCCACAGCGACGGTTTTCTCATATTCAGCTTTTAATTCGCTAAATTGAGCCGCAACCTGTGGTAGCACCAACAAACGTTTGTTTTCGGCCATCACTTTAATAAAGTTTTGTCCGTTGCTGTCGAGCTGGTCGTCACAAACTTTCAGGAACAGGTCCTGGGTTTGTTCAACCGACGCGCTTCCTGAAAGGAAACCTGCCATATCTTCGTTATTAGAAACTTCGGCGGCAAATACCAGCATGGTTAGCCAGTTTTCTACCGCATTAGCTTCAACAGCATATTCAAACGCAGCTTTAGCATAGGGACGAGCGACAGTTGTCAATTCAGACATAGCTCTATACCCTCTATAGTTCAGCTACAAGTTTATCTAAAATGTCGCTGTGAGCAGCGGCATCAATTGAACGCTCGAGAATTTTCTCGGCACCGGCTACGGCAAGAACAGCGACTTGTTGACGCAATTCTTCTTTAGCCTGGTTACGCTCAGTTTCAATCTCGGCATGACCGGCAGCGATAATTTTCGCTTTTTCGGTCTGTGCTTTAACCGTCGCTTCTTCAACTATTTGAGTTTCGCGTTTCTTAGCAGCATCGATAATACCAGCAGCTTGAGATTTTGCGTCTTTCAGTTGAGCCGTGGCTTTTTCTTGAGCAAGCTCAAGATCTTTAGCAGCACGGTCTGAAGCGGCAAGGCCGTCAGCAATAGTTTTCTGACGATCTTCAATGGCAGTCATAATTGGCGGCCATACGAACTTCATACAGAAAATTACGAATACGACAAATGCGATTAATTCACCGATAAGGGTCATATTAATGTTCATTTGTGTACCTCCTATTGATTATTCGTGTATTAAAAAAGACTTATTAATTAAGAAAGCACGAATAACATGTAAAGGCCGATAGCAACACCGATCATCGCGATAGCATCGATAAGACCCGCTACGATGAACATTTTAACTTGAAGTTGTGGTGCTAATTCAGGTTGACGAGCAGCAGACTCAAGGAACTTACCACCTAGTAAACCAAAACCAATCGCAGTACCTAAAGCACCAAGACCGATTAGTAACGCAACAGCGATATATAACATATTTATCTCCGATTATTTTAAAGTTAAAGTTAAAAAAGTTAAAAATTAAATCAAAACTACGGGCCTGGCAGGCTACGCCTGCAAGCCCCTAATGTCGAAATTCTGGTATTCCGGGCTTCCTGCCCTACACCCTAAAGGGCCGAAAGCCTTCGTTCAAATTTGTTCCTGACAAATTAGTGATCTTCGTGAGCTAAGCTTAAGTAAACTATGGTCAGCATCATGAAGATAAACGCCTGTAATGGGATAACCAACAAGTGGAAAGCAGCCCATAAGAAATGTACTGGCAACTGGAACAAGCCAATTGTCGCAATCAGCAAGAAGATCAGCTCACCGGCATATAGGTTACCGAACAAACGTAACGCTAACGACAGTGGACGAGCCAACATGGTGACACTTTCAAGAATGAAGTTCACCGGGTATAACGACCAGTGGCCAAAAGGCTGGGTAGTTAATTCTTTGATGAAACCACCAAGGCCTTTGACCTTGACGGAATAATAAATAACCAGGATGAATACGCCAAGCGCCAGGGCGAAGGTCATATTAGGATCGGTGGTTGGTACCGGCTTCATGTAGATATCGGCCAGGTCCATACCGGTCACAAAACTGATAAGAGCAGGTAATAAATCTACCGGCACCCAGTCCATGGCGTTCATCAGCATCACCCAAACAAAAATCGTTAATGCTAACGGCGCGATTAACGGGTTTTTGCCGTGGAAAGTACTTTTCACGCTGTCGTCAACGAAACCAACGATAAGTTCAACTGCACATTGCAGTTTCCCCGGTACGCCGGTAGTTGCTTTTTTAGCAACGGAGCGGAAAATGAAAAGAAAAAGCAGACCAAGAAACACCGACCAGCCTAACGTATCTAAGTGAACGGCCCAAAAGCCTTCACCAACCGTTAAATTGGCCAAATGGTGTTTAATATATTCTTGGCTGGTTAATTCAGCACCTGCAGACATATTATTATTCCCAATGATTAAAGTTTAAAAGTTAAATTTTCAAAAAAACCGGTGCCAGTAACGGCATTACCATTACCAGGCAAAATGTGCCAAAAAACGGTATTGGCAAAATGATCATAAATTTAAATGCCAGGGCGAATAACAGCGCCGTCAATACCAGTTTTAACTTCACGCCGCTGTAAAAAGATTCAACAACCAATTTAGAGACGCTGGCTCCGGAGAACCTAAAGGCTTTCCAGGCGAATATAAAATTAGGGATTATCCCGATGGCACCGCCGGTTAAAGCGGATATCGCATAGGATAACCCCCAACAAAAATATGCTACTAACGCACAAGTTACGACCAGGAAAATGGAGATGCCTATCTGCTGATATGCCAGCCTACGTCCCGGTTTTACCAGATCATTTCTACCGGATGTGGTCACCGACAACTCCATACGAAAATATTCGTAAATCTCATGCTAAATTAAAGTAAAAATCACAACTTTAAAAAGTCAGCGCAAGTATACTGATTTAAGCTTTGATTGCAACTTAATCGGGCACAGCGGCCCGTAAATTTGCGAATAAATGTTTGCCAACTCGGAATATTTACAAATAAGTCACAACGGGAAGGAAATTAAGAAAATTTAGCCACTATGCCGTCAAGTTCTTCGAGGTTGGTATAGGAAATCACCAGCTTGCCTTTACCCTTGCGGTTATGGCTGATGGAAACCTGGGAGCCAAGCCTTTCCGAGAGGTTGTTTTCTAACGCTAAGGTATCGGGATCTTTGATTTTTTCCGCTTTTGGCTTTTCCGGTTCCTGCACCTTTTTCACTAACGCCTCGGTTTCCCGCACCGTAAGTTCCTTGGCAACTACGGTACGTGCCGTGGTGGTTTGCAGGTCGTTTTCCAGTGCCAGCAGGGCACGGGCATGGCCCATTTCAATATCACCATGCTCAAGCAGGGTTTTAACCTCATCGTTAAGGTTATTCAG
It includes:
- the atpD gene encoding F0F1 ATP synthase subunit beta, with translation MSTGKVVQIIGAVVDVEFPQDAVPQVYDALNVTEGDLSGLVLEVQQQLGGGVVRAIAMGSSDGLRRGLNVVNTGESIKVPVGVETLGRIMNVLGEPIDEAGPIGEQDRWSIHREAPAYAEQAVSNELLETGIKVIDLVCPFAKGGKVGLFGGAGVGKTVNMMELIRNIAIEHSGYSVFAGVGERTREGNDFYHEMNDSNVLDKVSLVYGQMNEPPGNRLRVAMTGLTMAEKFRDEGRDVLFFVDNIYRYTLAGTEVSALLGRMPSAVGYQPTLAEEMGILQERITSTNKGSITSIQAVYVPADDLTDPSPATTFAHLDATVVLSRSIAELGIYPAIDPLDSTSRQLDPLVVGAEHYEVARGVQSVLQRYKELKDIIAILGMDELSEEDKQTVSRARKIQRFLSQPFFVAEVFTGSPGKYVSLKDTIAGFKGILAGEFDELPEQAFYMVGSIEEAAEKAKSM
- the atpG gene encoding F0F1 ATP synthase subunit gamma yields the protein MAGGKEIKSKIASVKNTQKITNAMEMVAASKMRKAQDGMAASRPYAENIRNVIGHIALGNLEYRHPYLEEREVKRVGYIVVSTDRGLCGGLNINLFKKVLADAAKWQQQDAEVEFAVVGSKATSFFNNMGAKVSAQISGLGDNPSITDLIGSVKVMLNAYDNGEIDKLYVVYNKFVNTMTQKPTIDQLLPLPKSDDEEIKHRWDYIYEPDAQAMLEQLLVRYVESQVYQGVVENLACEQAARMIAMKSATDNAGELIDDLQLVYNKARQASITQELGEIVAGAAAV
- the atpA gene encoding F0F1 ATP synthase subunit alpha, whose amino-acid sequence is MQLNSTEIAELIKKRIEQFDVVSEARNEGTIVSVTDGIIRIHGLADVMQGEMIELPGSRYAIALNLDRDSVGAVVMGPYADLAEGVKVKGTGRILEVPVGRGLLGRVVNTLGEPIDGKGPIENDGFSPVEVVAPGVIDRKSVDQPVQTGIKSIDSMIPIGRGQRELIIGDRQIGKSAIALDAIINQKDTGIKCVYVAIGQKASTVANVVRNLEEHGALANTIVVVASASEAAALQYLAPYSGCSMGEYFRDRGEDSLIVYDDLSKQAVAYRQISLLLRRPPGREAYPGDVFYLHSRLLERAARVNEEYVERFTKGEVKGKTGSLTALPIIETQAGDVSAFVPTNVISITDGQIFLEADLFNSGIRPAVNAGLSVSRVGGAAQTKIIKKLGGGIRLALAQYRELAAFAQFASDLDDATRAQLEHGQRVTELMKQKQYSPLSVADTAVSLFAAEKGFLNDVELNKINDFEAALHTYVNNENAELMAKINETGNYDKDIEAGLAKALESFKATQTW
- the atpH gene encoding F0F1 ATP synthase subunit delta is translated as MSELTTVARPYAKAAFEYAVEANAVENWLTMLVFAAEVSNNEDMAGFLSGSASVEQTQDLFLKVCDDQLDSNGQNFIKVMAENKRLLVLPQVAAQFSELKAEYEKTVAVDVTSAVELTAEQMTTLSAALEKRLARKVKLNCNVDASIVSGLVIKADDMVIDGSVRGKLSRLATTMQS
- the atpF gene encoding F0F1 ATP synthase subunit B, with amino-acid sequence MNINMTLIGELIAFVVFVIFCMKFVWPPIMTAIEDRQKTIADGLAASDRAAKDLELAQEKATAQLKDAKSQAAGIIDAAKKRETQIVEEATVKAQTEKAKIIAAGHAEIETERNQAKEELRQQVAVLAVAGAEKILERSIDAAAHSDILDKLVAEL
- the atpE gene encoding F0F1 ATP synthase subunit C, whose amino-acid sequence is MLYIAVALLIGLGALGTAIGFGLLGGKFLESAARQPELAPQLQVKMFIVAGLIDAIAMIGVAIGLYMLFVLS
- the atpB gene encoding F0F1 ATP synthase subunit A; its protein translation is MSAGAELTSQEYIKHHLANLTVGEGFWAVHLDTLGWSVFLGLLFLFIFRSVAKKATTGVPGKLQCAVELIVGFVDDSVKSTFHGKNPLIAPLALTIFVWVMLMNAMDWVPVDLLPALISFVTGMDLADIYMKPVPTTDPNMTFALALGVFILVIYYSVKVKGLGGFIKELTTQPFGHWSLYPVNFILESVTMLARPLSLALRLFGNLYAGELIFLLIATIGLFQLPVHFLWAAFHLLVIPLQAFIFMMLTIVYLSLAHEDH
- a CDS encoding ATP synthase subunit I, translating into MTTSGRNDLVKPGRRLAYQQIGISIFLVVTCALVAYFCWGLSYAISALTGGAIGIIPNFIFAWKAFRFSGASVSKLVVESFYSGVKLKLVLTALLFALAFKFMIILPIPFFGTFCLVMVMPLLAPVFLKI